In one window of Hymenobacter nivis DNA:
- a CDS encoding cellulose binding domain-containing protein, with product MIYNFLRGLRRGLALAAAGALPLAAGAQALLPSAAPIIETFDGLGTAAVAAVPTGFLLSAEAVPSYGSAANYAATTAATTAATTGNHFTAGGTYNFGAAAGSADRALGFLSSSGYAAPRHIMLAVQNTSGAVVQDLAVQFDIEKYRSGSRAYDWKFYVSTDGVTWTAQPAGDQNFPADANSTVYSYPPLATTKQVALTGLNLAADATYYLRWSDMGAGGSTNSQGLALDNLVLTPTLGTGAGTPTASIATGTAAYGSPYCLSSSAASPSFAVAYAATGFAAGATFKAQLSSATGVFPANATDNIIGSGAASPLAASLPAGTPGGSGYRIRVVSDAPLTLGTNNGQNLTINLAPATNPVAVTPTASQPVTTIGAGAALTATAGAPSAFAWYYGTAAAGPYATPLTGATAATYQVSGADFPATGTYYVVAQATSACGSVVGLSAPVAVTVTAPVVVTKPTLTASLATLPDFGSTASGAANPSKSFALSGANLTGPVTVTPAASFEIRVGAQAFACCAIQLTPVDGAVNATVDVRFVPTAAQAYAAIITVQGPGVPALAVAVSGTGIAPVYPASVSSVAVTALAPTTATAGGTVDADGGSAVMARGVVWSKTANPTLAAIKTTDGAGPGSFASTLTGLLPGTTYFVRAYATNAAGTAYGDELTFTTATIPLAAAPTASATLTASAVTSNSLQITVVGGNGAKRLILAHLTTAVNAVPVDATTYAADAAFGVGTQIGTGNYVVYNGPGTDVTVTGLRAGNTYTFAVFEYNDNDTPFAENYRTAAPGTLAQATTAAPAALLLEENFAYPAGALLTDNDWTAHSGAGTNAVGVVAPGLNYAHSVGAGGIGSAAALVTSGEDVSRGFAPVAPRTPVYVSYLVNVASAPTAGDYYLHLGPAPLSTTFRSRVFVRRSAATGKVQFGISGSSAATYNTTDYELNTTYLLVVKYSFDETGNLSQLFVDPPADAEPATADVSAAEAASTSPANIGTVALRQGASSPNLVLDGLRVGTAYQVVRAGAACAAPVLTAPVVPVATALAGLHGAPVDFAATATGSPVLTYSVVVNGTVTAITSPYVFPLGTMVVTATATNGCGTAALPFSVTVQSPTVVSVLHQNADYLPNDDTVRPNLDLVNNSAAAIPYRELTVRYWLTPEDFAPILTSVDYAQLGTSDVKMRYVPLAQPVQGAFGYVEYSFTSPNSLPAGGNSGQIRSRFYKETYTRFDQTDDYSYTYGRTYAPNDHLTVYRNGVLVGGVEPAPVAPVTSLEVLSQTQTTVRSTQTISTHVQLRNAGNQPVPYQDLAVRYWFSPEGAAALKSSVDYAVLSSRNVSVTFGTSGTETYAEIRFNPALGSLMPRSTTGNVQYRIYKDDWSLFNQVNDFSFLPFSLRFTANDHMSVYQQGHLVYGQEPAGAAGASAAMSRGPQATAAAADAPAGPAVAQAVRSYPNPFAGSTTLAFALAKGAAYQLDVYDGTGRLVQHLAAGQAAAGELVRTEWQATGLTPGLYLARLSTGSTVQNLKLVKQ from the coding sequence TTGATTTATAATTTTTTGCGCGGCCTGCGCCGGGGGCTGGCGCTGGCCGCGGCCGGAGCGCTGCCCCTGGCCGCCGGGGCCCAGGCGCTGCTGCCCAGCGCCGCCCCGATCATCGAAACCTTCGACGGGCTGGGCACGGCTGCCGTGGCCGCGGTGCCCACCGGCTTTTTGCTCTCGGCCGAGGCCGTGCCGAGCTACGGCAGCGCCGCCAACTACGCGGCCACGACCGCGGCCACGACCGCGGCCACTACGGGCAACCACTTCACCGCGGGCGGCACCTACAACTTCGGGGCCGCCGCCGGCTCGGCCGATAGGGCCCTAGGCTTCCTGAGCAGCAGCGGCTACGCTGCGCCGCGCCACATCATGCTGGCGGTGCAGAACACCTCGGGCGCGGTGGTGCAGGACCTGGCCGTGCAGTTTGATATTGAAAAATACCGCTCGGGCAGCCGGGCCTACGACTGGAAGTTTTACGTGAGCACCGACGGGGTGACGTGGACCGCGCAGCCGGCCGGCGACCAGAACTTCCCCGCCGACGCCAACAGCACCGTTTACTCCTACCCGCCGCTCGCCACCACCAAGCAAGTGGCCCTCACCGGCCTCAACCTGGCCGCCGACGCTACCTACTACCTGCGCTGGAGCGACATGGGCGCCGGCGGCAGCACCAACAGCCAGGGCCTGGCCCTCGACAACCTCGTGCTGACGCCCACGCTGGGCACTGGGGCCGGCACGCCCACGGCCAGCATTGCCACCGGCACAGCGGCCTACGGCAGCCCGTACTGCCTGAGCAGCAGCGCCGCCAGCCCCAGCTTCGCGGTAGCCTACGCCGCCACCGGCTTTGCGGCGGGCGCCACGTTCAAGGCGCAGCTTTCGAGCGCGACGGGCGTGTTTCCGGCGAATGCCACGGACAACATCATTGGCAGCGGCGCGGCCTCGCCACTCGCGGCCAGCCTGCCAGCGGGCACGCCGGGCGGCAGCGGCTACCGCATCCGGGTGGTGAGCGACGCGCCGCTCACCCTCGGCACCAACAATGGGCAGAATCTGACCATCAACCTGGCCCCGGCCACCAACCCGGTGGCAGTGACGCCCACGGCCAGCCAGCCGGTAACGACTATCGGCGCGGGCGCGGCCCTTACGGCCACGGCTGGGGCCCCCTCGGCCTTTGCCTGGTACTACGGCACGGCCGCGGCAGGGCCCTACGCCACGCCGCTGACAGGCGCTACGGCGGCTACTTACCAAGTCAGCGGCGCTGACTTTCCAGCCACGGGTACCTACTACGTGGTGGCCCAGGCCACTTCGGCGTGCGGGTCCGTGGTGGGCCTGAGCGCCCCGGTGGCGGTGACCGTGACGGCCCCGGTGGTGGTCACGAAACCCACGCTGACGGCCTCGCTGGCTACCCTGCCCGACTTTGGCAGCACCGCCAGCGGCGCGGCTAACCCATCGAAAAGCTTCGCCTTGAGCGGCGCCAATCTCACCGGCCCAGTGACGGTGACGCCCGCGGCCAGTTTCGAGATTCGCGTGGGGGCCCAGGCCTTTGCCTGCTGCGCCATTCAGCTGACGCCCGTGGATGGCGCGGTGAATGCCACGGTGGACGTGCGCTTCGTGCCCACGGCGGCGCAGGCCTACGCGGCTATTATCACGGTGCAGGGCCCCGGCGTGCCGGCCCTGGCCGTGGCCGTGAGTGGCACCGGCATCGCGCCGGTGTACCCCGCCTCGGTGAGCAGCGTGGCCGTGACAGCCCTCGCGCCCACCACCGCCACGGCCGGCGGCACTGTGGATGCCGACGGCGGTAGCGCCGTGATGGCCCGGGGCGTGGTGTGGAGCAAAACCGCCAACCCCACCCTCGCCGCTATCAAAACCACCGACGGCGCGGGCCCCGGCAGCTTTGCCAGCACCCTCACCGGCCTGCTGCCCGGCACCACCTACTTCGTGCGGGCCTACGCCACCAACGCCGCGGGCACAGCCTACGGCGACGAGTTGACCTTTACCACGGCCACCATCCCGCTGGCCGCCGCGCCCACCGCTTCGGCCACCCTCACGGCCAGCGCCGTGACCAGCAACTCGCTGCAAATCACCGTAGTGGGCGGCAACGGCGCCAAGCGGCTCATCCTGGCCCACCTCACCACCGCCGTGAACGCCGTGCCAGTGGATGCGACGACCTACGCCGCCGACGCGGCCTTTGGCGTGGGCACCCAGATCGGTACCGGCAACTACGTGGTGTACAACGGGCCCGGCACCGACGTGACCGTAACCGGCCTGCGGGCCGGCAACACCTACACGTTTGCCGTATTCGAGTACAACGACAACGACACGCCCTTCGCCGAAAACTACCGCACGGCCGCGCCCGGCACGCTGGCCCAGGCCACGACGGCCGCCCCGGCCGCGCTGCTGCTCGAAGAAAACTTCGCCTACCCCGCCGGGGCCCTGCTGACCGACAACGACTGGACGGCCCACAGCGGCGCCGGCACCAACGCTGTGGGCGTGGTGGCCCCCGGCCTGAACTACGCCCACAGCGTTGGTGCCGGCGGCATCGGCAGCGCAGCGGCCCTCGTGACCAGCGGCGAGGACGTGAGCCGCGGTTTCGCGCCCGTGGCTCCCCGCACGCCGGTGTACGTGTCGTACCTCGTGAACGTGGCCAGCGCCCCCACGGCGGGCGACTATTACCTCCACCTGGGGCCCGCGCCGCTGAGCACGACCTTTCGCAGCCGGGTATTTGTGCGCCGCAGCGCCGCTACCGGCAAGGTGCAGTTTGGCATCAGCGGCAGCTCCGCGGCTACGTATAACACAACTGACTACGAACTGAACACCACGTATTTGCTGGTGGTGAAGTACAGCTTCGACGAAACCGGCAACCTGTCGCAGCTCTTCGTGGACCCGCCCGCCGACGCTGAGCCCGCCACGGCCGACGTGAGCGCGGCTGAAGCAGCCAGCACTTCGCCGGCCAACATCGGCACGGTGGCCCTACGCCAAGGCGCCAGCTCGCCCAACCTGGTGCTGGACGGCCTGCGCGTGGGTACCGCCTACCAGGTGGTGCGGGCGGGCGCCGCGTGCGCCGCGCCGGTGCTCACGGCGCCGGTGGTGCCGGTGGCCACGGCCCTGGCCGGCTTGCATGGGGCCCCGGTGGACTTTGCAGCCACAGCCACGGGCTCGCCGGTGCTCACGTATTCGGTGGTGGTGAACGGGACGGTTACGGCCATCACCTCGCCCTATGTGTTCCCACTGGGCACAATGGTGGTGACGGCCACGGCCACCAACGGCTGCGGCACCGCCGCGCTGCCCTTCTCCGTGACGGTGCAGAGCCCAACGGTGGTGAGCGTGCTGCACCAGAACGCCGACTACCTGCCCAACGACGACACGGTGCGCCCCAACCTGGACCTGGTGAACAACAGCGCCGCGGCCATTCCCTACCGGGAGCTGACGGTGCGCTACTGGCTGACGCCGGAGGATTTCGCGCCCATCCTGACGTCGGTGGACTACGCCCAACTCGGCACCAGCGACGTGAAGATGCGCTACGTACCCTTGGCCCAGCCCGTGCAGGGCGCCTTCGGCTACGTGGAGTACAGCTTTACCTCGCCCAACAGCTTGCCCGCCGGGGGTAATTCCGGCCAGATCCGCTCGCGCTTCTACAAGGAAACCTATACCCGCTTCGACCAGACGGACGACTACTCGTACACCTACGGACGCACCTACGCCCCGAACGACCACCTGACCGTGTACCGCAACGGCGTCCTTGTCGGGGGCGTGGAGCCGGCCCCGGTGGCCCCCGTCACGAGCCTGGAGGTGTTATCGCAAACCCAGACCACGGTGCGCTCGACCCAAACCATCAGTACCCACGTGCAGCTGCGCAACGCGGGCAACCAGCCCGTGCCGTACCAGGACCTGGCCGTGCGCTACTGGTTCAGCCCCGAAGGCGCGGCGGCCCTGAAGTCGTCCGTCGATTACGCGGTGCTGAGCAGCCGCAACGTGAGCGTCACCTTCGGCACGTCCGGCACTGAGACGTACGCCGAAATCCGGTTCAACCCGGCCCTGGGCAGCCTCATGCCACGTAGCACCACCGGCAACGTGCAGTACCGCATCTATAAAGATGATTGGTCGCTGTTTAACCAGGTCAACGACTTCTCCTTCCTGCCATTCAGCCTCCGGTTTACCGCCAACGACCACATGAGCGTGTACCAGCAGGGCCACCTCGTGTACGGCCAGGAGCCGGCCGGAGCCGCCGGGGCCAGTGCCGCCATGAGCCGGGGGCCCCAAGCCACGGCCGCCGCTGCTGATGCACCCGCCGGCCCCGCCGTGGCGCAGGCCGTGCGCAGCTACCCCAACCCCTTCGCGGGCAGCACCACGCTCGCCTTCGCCCTAGCGAAGGGCGCGGCGTACCAGCTCGACGTATACGACGGTACCGGCCGCCTGGTGCAGCACCTGGCCGCCGGCCAGGCCGCGGCCGGCGAGCTGGTCCGCACCGAGTGGCAGGCCACTGGCCTGACCCCGGGCCTCTACCTGGCCCGCCTCAGCACCGGCAGCACCGTACAGAACCTCAAGCTGGTAAAGCAATAG
- a CDS encoding DNA/RNA non-specific endonuclease yields the protein MKQHLLRLGGPLLLCLMSFAGPARVARQPLAPLRAAAVAPETFEAGTKPDYPTGTVAFATGSWTLADALVGTDAADHKNGAQAVRLQQAGTLTMNFYLPDGAATVTVQHATYGTDGSSSWELWAQSQGCDCAKWTKVGATVLTTSPALQAASFIVNIPGPVKFEIRKTSGGRTRLDIDDFTATDFGVAPPALDNSNLALGNPSGAQTDVAMPNNYLLLKPQYAVSYSRDQGKPNWVSWHLDLSDRGGIDRQDNFRADDALPTEWYHVTELSYVGSGFDRGHNCPSADRTSSVENNSATFFMTNMMPQAPQNNQQTWAGLENYTRSFLAGGNEVYVVCGSYGVGGTGSAGGLTTTLDQGRVTVPSRCWKVVVILPVGDNDAARVNAGTRIIAIDTPNINSINTDWGVYRTTVDAIEAATGLDLLSNLPVEVQAAVEAKIDAGPVS from the coding sequence ATGAAACAACACTTACTTCGCCTTGGGGGGCCCCTGCTGCTCTGCCTAATGAGCTTTGCTGGGCCGGCGCGCGTGGCGCGCCAGCCACTGGCTCCGCTGCGCGCGGCCGCCGTAGCGCCGGAAACCTTCGAAGCCGGCACCAAGCCGGACTACCCCACCGGCACCGTGGCGTTTGCCACTGGCAGCTGGACGCTGGCCGATGCCCTGGTGGGCACCGACGCGGCCGACCACAAGAACGGGGCCCAGGCCGTGCGCTTGCAGCAGGCCGGCACGCTCACGATGAACTTCTACCTGCCCGACGGCGCGGCCACCGTGACGGTGCAGCACGCCACCTACGGCACCGACGGCAGCAGCAGCTGGGAGCTGTGGGCGCAATCGCAGGGCTGCGACTGCGCCAAGTGGACGAAGGTGGGCGCCACGGTGCTCACCACCTCGCCCGCGTTGCAGGCGGCGTCGTTCATCGTGAACATCCCGGGGCCCGTCAAATTTGAGATTCGCAAGACCTCCGGCGGCCGGACGCGGCTCGACATCGACGACTTTACCGCCACGGACTTCGGTGTGGCTCCGCCCGCGCTCGACAACAGCAACCTGGCCCTGGGCAACCCGAGCGGGGCCCAAACGGACGTGGCGATGCCCAACAACTACTTGCTGCTCAAGCCGCAGTACGCCGTTTCGTACAGCCGCGACCAGGGCAAGCCGAACTGGGTGAGCTGGCACCTCGACCTGTCGGACCGCGGCGGTATCGACCGGCAGGACAACTTCCGCGCCGACGACGCGCTGCCCACCGAGTGGTACCACGTCACGGAGCTGAGCTACGTGGGCTCGGGCTTCGACCGGGGCCACAACTGCCCTTCGGCCGACCGCACCTCCAGCGTGGAGAACAATTCGGCCACGTTTTTCATGACCAACATGATGCCCCAAGCCCCGCAGAACAACCAGCAAACCTGGGCCGGCCTGGAGAACTACACCCGCTCGTTTTTGGCCGGGGGCAACGAGGTCTATGTCGTCTGCGGCTCGTACGGGGTGGGCGGCACGGGCTCGGCCGGGGGACTGACGACGACCCTCGACCAGGGCCGCGTGACCGTACCCAGCCGCTGCTGGAAGGTGGTAGTGATTTTGCCGGTGGGTGACAACGACGCGGCCCGCGTGAACGCCGGCACCCGCATCATCGCCATCGACACGCCCAACATCAACTCCATTAATACGGACTGGGGCGTGTACCGCACCACCGTCGACGCCATTGAAGCCGCCACGGGGTTGGATTTGCTCTCCAACCTGCCGGTGGAAGTGCAGGCCGCCGTGGAGGCGAAAATCGACGCCGGCCCGGTGAGCTAA